CTGCACCTCCGGCTCTAGCAACACCGGAGAGGTTTCAATTCGCATTATCGGCGCCGGTGAACAGGAAGACCGCGGTAACGGTGCCGCAACTGTGCCGTTTCATGGGGACGGAAATGGTGGATCGCTAGGGCATAGCGGTAGGGTTCAATCTTTGGATAATCTGGCGGGTACAGTCAATGGGGTTGGGTCAGGCGAGAGAGTCCCCTTGGTGCCTCCGTCCTCTCCAGAACATGGGCGTGACGTTGGGGACACTGGGGATGGTGTGGATAATAATTCTAGGGATTCTGCTTACCAGAGATATGATATTCAACAGATAGCCAGATGGATTGAGCAGGTTCTTCCGTTTTCGCTGCTCTTACTCGTTGTGTTCATTCGTCAGCATTTGCAAGGTACTCGCACTCACTTACTTCAAATTTTAAGTGCAGATTGTCTCTATGATCGTTCGTGTAAGTTTGAATCAACTAATATGAAGCCCAAAACCTAGTCTTTGCTTTGTAAGTTTGAAGCTGCTGGGGCATGAGTGTTTCCTATTttgtttgtgttattttagAGGGACTATTTTATTTGGAGAGAGTATTTTAGACATGTACTGATCGTGGTTTTACAATTTAGATGGAGCTAGGGTTTTCTTGGCCCATTTTGAGTTGAGTCACATCCATATTCTTTGGTAACATTAACAGTTGATGTTACCCATTCTAATAATTGCGACATAAAATACAAACTCGAATTATGCAGAAATCAGTATCTTATGCATATTATCAACTATCATAGAGATGCCAATGTGATAGGCTGTAACATCATAAGCTAGTACTTAAAATCTTGAGGACAAGTTTTCTTCCACCAGGCACATGTTTATCAGTTTTCAGTCTTAATCTTAAGCTTATCCAGttctaaaaaaatatcatttctCATAAATGTCAAATGGCAATATCTATGTAAATGAATGGAGAAGATTTTGTGAACTAAATGGTTTTAATATGTTTGTCTTGCATTTTTTGATCACTGCAGTGCTGTTTATTCATTTACTTTTTGGGGTGATAACTTGCAGGTTTCTTTGTCACTATATGGGTATCAGCTGTCATGTATAGGTCAAATGATGTTGTTCGGAAGCAGACAGCTCTAAAGGTAATTTGATACATCTTTGATTATATGAGATTATATTATCCATTTGTTCCCCCACTGCAAAATCTGTTGAATAGCAGatcaaatatctcaaacaaTTATTGGTTTCTGCAGGGAGATAGGAAAATACCAGTTCTTCTAAGTATTGCTGCTGCTTTTATGCTTCATGTAGTTGGTGTTTACTGGTGGTATCGAAGTGATGATCTTTTATACCCATTGGCAATGCTTCCTCCGAAAGCCATACCACCTTTCTGGCATGCGATATTCATCATTTTGGTCAATGGTATGGAGACAGTCTTTATTGTTAAAATTTCTTTGTGAAGACAACTGATAtactaatttattaaatgtAGAGTAGGTCGTTCATCTTTTGTAACCATCAGAGAAGGATCTGTTATGAATGTTGGAGATAGAATTCAATAGGGTTTTAAGTTTTGCATTGAAATCCTCAATTTAAAGTTCATAACTCTGTCGGACTGTCTTAGACTTTATTCAATATTTCATGTTGTCCCTCCACTTTTTGGTGTCTACTTGGAGCTATCAGTTAATGTGGGGTTGTCTCTGTTTCTGGTTCTATATAATGCTTCTGTCCTCTGTTTGTCCCTGTAATGTTGCCTTTTTATTTCCTATGTTACTTCTCTTATTGTTGTGCTGTACTTATCTTTCTTTGAATATGTtcgagagtttttttttttctctgaatTTTATTACATTCAGATACCATGGTGAGGCAGGCAACGATGGCTCTCAAGTGTTTGTTGCTTATATACTACAAGAATGGCAGAGGCCATAATTATCGTCGGCAGGTGACATGATGCTGAGCATTAGAAATTTCCATAAGCATTTTATCTTCAACTATCTCATAATTTGGAATAACTCGCTGAAAGTTGTTATCTCATTTTGAAGGGTCAAATATTAACTGTGGTTGAGTATACACTGCTGCTGTACCGTGCCTTGTTACCAGCACCTGTTTGGTACAGATTCTTCCTGAACAAAGATAATGGGAGCCTCTTCTCATCACTTACTACAGGATTGTATTTAACTTTTAAGCTAACATCTGTCGTTGAGAAGGTAAGTCTATTAAGTAGTAAGCTGTTGTACTAGAACATGATGATATACTTCATGGCACTTGAACTGggtttatatgttatatttatattttattgctTTTTAGGTCCAATCCTTTTTTGCTTCAATAAGGGCATTATCGCGGAAGGATATCCATTATGGGGCGTATGCAACGTTGGAACAGGTATGAAATCTAACTAAATGATTTGATTTACTTTGGGTTCTGGAAGCTAGATCAACAATGTTGAGATCATTTTCTTGCTATTTGTGTTATGTTCTTTATTACCTAAGTAAAAGAAGGCTATATGTACCCACCCATCCTGTATTTATCTTTAACCTATTAAACTTGGTTTTTCTTGCCCTTTCAACATATTAGAAGCTAGTTAGCTACATAACCTTTCAAACTTTATACTTTCtatttcatttaaaatatgtATGTGTCTGCATTAGAGCATGTTTAGTGTTACATAGTGAATACAATTGTTGTTTTTCCGCATAAGTAGTTATCTATGCATTCCAGCTCACAAGTATTTTGCTTTAGGTAAATGCAGCGGGGGACCTTTGTGCCATTTGCCAGGAGAAGATGCATGCTCCGATTCTGCTGCGCTGTAAACACATTTTCTGTGAGGATTGTGTCTCAGAATGGTTAGTTTGTTACCTTATGTTTCTCACTGAGTTGTAGATCAATGATCATGATATTATATTAGAAATATTGGAAACCTCTTCTTTACAAGGATGAAATGTGATTTCTAGTATGTCTCTCTCATACTTTGCTTGTGAAACCTTTAACTCTCTTAAAAAAGGCCACCGCCCTTGAACAAAATCTTGCCTCTGGCAAGTTTTGCTTTGGTCCAACTATCTGTATCCCTGTGTATTGGCCAGAAGCATTGGCGCTGGATCAACTGCTTGCCACTATTGTGGATTTCTTGCTGCTTAATTGAACCAGAATCTTACTAGATTTCTACATTTTTGTTCAACTATTTTACAATGTAGAGCTTATATTCATCTTTTAATCTGTCGACCAACTGGCAACTACTTTACTTTTTCAggtttgagagagaaagaacttGCCCTTTATGCAGGGCACTGGTAAAACCTGCAGATCTGCGAACATTTGGGGACGGGTCAACAAGTTTATTTTTCCAGTTTTTCTAAAATTCCTAATTCACCGATTGGAGAGCCTAGATAATATGAGCAAGCAGAGCAGCATTCTTGAAACAGTCccgttttgtgttttgttaatAGGCAAATGAATGTATTCTGATAGAGCATTGTATCATGATTAGGTTGCCTGCAggtaatgtgttgcaatcctGAGGTCATCCATGAGCTCTCAATGGATGACATAATAGATGACATGATTACTAAACTCCATATCTCCTCCTGCTTGATATGTTATCTCCTTTGTATAGATGCAATGCAacccacctctctctctctctctctctctctctctctccactaaTAAATTGGAATCTTTTCATGCATCTCTTTTAGCCAAAGTGGCTGCTTTAAATCTGAGggattttgttttattgattatccttaaaaagaaaatgtaaggGTTTAGGGCCTACTCGCACTTGAGGAAGAAGACAAAATGACTATTGTTGGATTTATAAGTGCTGTAATTAGAATTATGACTTGGTTGAAAGTTGAATGTTAATTTGGGTTAATACTTTCTGCTGGGTCGGGGTCCTTGCAAATTACTGTTTAGCATTTAGTGTTCAACAGACTTCGGTTTCCAGCCTTTGTTAATCATTTTTTTGGCTCCAAAGATTCGGTCGGTTTTAAGGGATTCAATCCAGCAATCCAATAATAGTTTCGCAATTAATCGGATGGCTGTTAAGGACTTCTTGTTATAACCCCTTATTAGAGTCTCTCTGTACAACCTTATGTAGCTTAGCTTGCGGTGCGTATGTAGGGAGCTCCCTCCTCTTTGGTTCCATATGTGCTCCAAATTCTTCCCTTCCATGAACAGAGTCCATGAGCTCAGGATTCCTATTTGATCCGGCAGGGTCTTTTGGCAAGGATGAAGTGAACCGAATGCACAAGAGAGACTTACTGTGCATGACGTGTCGCATGCCATGAAattcaaacaataaataatgattttatatatataaaaaaagcctTGGTGTGTGTGGTCCAttagtttttggttttaaaagtCAATAAACTTTACATGGTTTTTCCTGAATGATATGAATGTAATCAGGATCAGAATTGTTGGTGGTCCAGTGACATATATATGGAGTCTGGCTGCTGCTTCTGCTGCTCCCGCTCCTGCTCCTGCTCCACATAGCAAACGGCTGTGGAAAATCAAACCACTCGTCGTCCCTGCAATCTTCATGTCTTGTTAGTGctaaaaaataatgcaaaaaaaaaaaaaagaataatatttTAGTCTCCTCCTCccccttcatttttttcctcATGCCACTCAACAACAGACTCAAATTCAACTCCACTTTCGTCTTTTGGGACCACAATTTAGCAAAACCCTTTGATTTATATTCTGCATCAtgcaattttgtatttttttaaattttgctgAGGCGTTGACTCGTATAATTTCCTCTTCCCTtcgtttattttatttggttggcctttt
Above is a window of Prunus persica cultivar Lovell chromosome G2, Prunus_persica_NCBIv2, whole genome shotgun sequence DNA encoding:
- the LOC18784830 gene encoding RING finger and transmembrane domain-containing protein 2 gives rise to the protein MEASPGNTSPTSGGNTGNNSNSTTSFGSMQFPALRFFQSPLSFVLDYSGILSPSSSRHEADAPVVNAVVVADSRPHSPSACTSGSSNTGEVSIRIIGAGEQEDRGNGAATVPFHGDGNGGSLGHSGRVQSLDNLAGTVNGVGSGERVPLVPPSSPEHGRDVGDTGDGVDNNSRDSAYQRYDIQQIARWIEQVLPFSLLLLVVFIRQHLQGFFVTIWVSAVMYRSNDVVRKQTALKGDRKIPVLLSIAAAFMLHVVGVYWWYRSDDLLYPLAMLPPKAIPPFWHAIFIILVNDTMVRQATMALKCLLLIYYKNGRGHNYRRQGQILTVVEYTLLLYRALLPAPVWYRFFLNKDNGSLFSSLTTGLYLTFKLTSVVEKVQSFFASIRALSRKDIHYGAYATLEQVNAAGDLCAICQEKMHAPILLRCKHIFCEDCVSEWFERERTCPLCRALVKPADLRTFGDGSTSLFFQFF